One region of Mucilaginibacter sp. 14171R-50 genomic DNA includes:
- a CDS encoding SdiA-regulated domain-containing protein: MKTAIIITLLCIGIAGTSCSQGGKKNTADNNLHSKTAAGGTSPAGYDLSSPVKYTMPADLLEISGIAFDNGDNSTLYAEQDEDGRIFYFRPGDDKVNQVKFGKAGDYEDVAILNNQAVLLRSDGSLFSFPLSEVKAGEVKSVKEFKKLLPKGEYEGLHADGDKLYALCKQCAGADHNKECNGYILNLAADGNITQSGIFTIDVQKIAALIGKMKLKFHPSALAKSPVTKQWYVLSSVNKLLVVLDSQWNALQAYPLSGKTFLQPEGMAFDKQGNLYISNEGDKITNGNVLLFKYKKGER, translated from the coding sequence ATGAAAACAGCTATCATCATTACTTTATTGTGTATCGGCATTGCGGGTACTTCGTGCAGCCAGGGTGGTAAAAAAAATACGGCTGATAATAACTTGCATAGCAAAACCGCTGCAGGTGGCACAAGCCCCGCCGGTTATGATCTTTCCAGCCCTGTTAAATACACCATGCCTGCAGACTTGCTGGAAATATCGGGCATTGCTTTTGACAATGGCGACAACAGTACCCTGTACGCCGAGCAGGACGAGGACGGCAGGATATTTTACTTCCGCCCCGGCGATGATAAAGTTAACCAGGTAAAATTCGGCAAAGCCGGCGATTATGAGGATGTAGCCATATTGAATAACCAGGCGGTGCTATTGCGCAGCGACGGCAGCCTGTTCAGTTTTCCGCTATCGGAAGTAAAAGCCGGAGAGGTAAAAAGCGTAAAGGAATTTAAAAAGCTACTGCCTAAGGGCGAATACGAAGGTTTACACGCGGATGGGGACAAGTTATATGCGCTTTGTAAACAATGCGCGGGTGCGGATCATAATAAAGAATGCAACGGTTATATATTAAATTTAGCTGCCGACGGCAACATAACCCAAAGCGGCATTTTCACCATTGATGTGCAAAAAATTGCCGCGCTGATAGGTAAAATGAAATTGAAATTCCACCCATCAGCGTTAGCGAAAAGCCCCGTAACCAAACAGTGGTATGTGCTATCGTCGGTAAATAAATTACTGGTAGTGCTCGATAGCCAATGGAACGCCCTGCAAGCCTATCCGCTAAGCGGCAAAACATTTTTACAACCCGAAGGCATGGCCTTTGATAAACAGGGCAACCTTTATATTTCGAACGAGGGAGATAAAATTACAAATGGCAATGTGTTGCTGTTTAAATACAAAAAAGGCGAAAGGTAA
- the ppk1 gene encoding polyphosphate kinase 1: MVNAKYFNRDISWLTFNRRVLEEAASPAVPLVERIRFLAIYSSNLDEFYRVRFPVLRALKNIGRNSNTIDAGEQENILQQVGNMILQQQVRYGKLLTTQIIPELKADNITLLYNTDLPEDLKNDLSDYFLSQVLAFLQPVVLDEDTSFFPENNKLYFIIQLRDADDAEKLVVLNIPSDELPRFFTTRRGSEQFIVFLDDVIRFNLEKTLKNSRIFGCFSIKITRDAELDLKDEYPGELSEQIEKQLQKRDNGLATRLLYQADMPLRILQQVTQQLGLQNASTVEGGRYHNLKDLYSIPINSPALLYDKWPPISLAIPNNDPLVSAIANGDLLVNTPYQSYNTILRFFNEAAINPDVEEINITLYRVASDSKIVNALISAAKKGKRVRVVVELKARFDEANNLKWAKKMKNAGVQIIYSVTALKVHAKIALVKTRKGDRISYSGLLATGNFNEGTARFYTDHILLTTNPDILREVELLFIFLARREKPSADNQIKFNHLLVAGFNLQNGFIALIDREIAFAKQGLPANITIKMNNLEEKVMINKLYEASEAGVNIQLIIRGICCLVPGVEGMSSNITIKRIVDRYLEHGRVFIFNNNGKPEVFMGSADWMNRNIYHRIEVCFPVYDEAIKQQIINLVDLQLNDNVQAVEIDAHLDQVKPQTKRPLVQSQRAIYQYLTHNTAI, from the coding sequence ATGGTAAACGCCAAATACTTTAACAGGGATATCAGCTGGCTTACCTTTAACCGCCGCGTACTGGAAGAGGCCGCATCGCCTGCAGTTCCGCTGGTAGAGCGTATCAGGTTCCTGGCTATCTATTCTTCCAACCTCGATGAATTTTACAGGGTGCGGTTCCCGGTGCTACGCGCCCTTAAAAACATTGGCCGCAACAGCAATACGATAGATGCCGGCGAGCAGGAAAATATTTTGCAGCAGGTTGGCAACATGATACTGCAGCAGCAGGTGCGTTACGGCAAATTGTTAACCACCCAAATTATACCCGAACTAAAAGCCGACAATATTACGCTGCTATACAACACGGATTTACCCGAGGATTTGAAGAATGACCTGTCGGATTATTTCCTGTCGCAGGTGCTGGCATTTTTGCAGCCGGTGGTTTTAGATGAGGATACCTCCTTCTTCCCCGAAAACAATAAACTGTATTTTATTATTCAGCTGCGCGATGCGGATGATGCTGAAAAACTGGTAGTGCTGAACATCCCCTCGGATGAGCTGCCAAGGTTCTTTACTACCCGCCGGGGTAGTGAACAATTCATCGTTTTTTTGGATGACGTTATTCGGTTTAACCTGGAAAAAACTTTAAAAAATTCAAGAATTTTCGGGTGTTTCAGCATCAAAATAACCCGCGATGCCGAACTTGACCTGAAGGATGAATATCCGGGAGAACTGTCTGAACAGATAGAAAAACAATTGCAAAAAAGGGATAACGGCCTGGCCACCCGGTTGCTTTACCAGGCAGATATGCCCCTGCGCATATTGCAGCAGGTAACGCAGCAGTTGGGGCTGCAAAATGCAAGCACGGTTGAAGGCGGGCGATATCATAACCTCAAAGACCTGTACAGCATACCCATAAACTCCCCTGCCCTGCTATATGATAAATGGCCGCCCATTAGCTTAGCAATACCTAATAATGATCCCCTGGTATCGGCAATAGCCAATGGAGACTTGCTGGTAAATACGCCCTATCAATCCTACAACACTATACTGCGTTTTTTTAACGAGGCAGCCATTAACCCTGATGTAGAGGAGATTAACATTACGCTTTACCGCGTGGCCAGCGATTCAAAAATTGTGAACGCCCTTATCAGCGCGGCCAAAAAAGGCAAACGGGTAAGGGTGGTTGTTGAGTTAAAGGCCCGGTTTGATGAAGCCAATAACCTTAAATGGGCCAAAAAAATGAAGAATGCCGGCGTGCAGATCATTTATAGCGTTACCGCCTTAAAGGTGCATGCTAAAATCGCCCTTGTTAAAACCCGCAAAGGCGACCGCATAAGCTACTCCGGCTTGTTGGCTACCGGCAACTTTAATGAAGGCACCGCCCGTTTCTATACCGATCATATATTGCTGACCACCAACCCGGATATACTTCGCGAGGTGGAATTGCTGTTCATTTTCCTGGCCAGGCGCGAAAAACCGTCGGCGGATAACCAGATCAAATTCAACCACTTACTGGTGGCCGGTTTTAACCTGCAAAACGGTTTTATTGCCTTGATAGACCGCGAAATCGCCTTTGCAAAACAAGGACTGCCTGCTAATATTACGATCAAAATGAATAACCTGGAAGAGAAGGTGATGATCAACAAACTTTATGAAGCATCAGAGGCCGGAGTTAACATACAGCTAATCATCCGCGGCATTTGCTGCCTGGTACCGGGCGTAGAAGGCATGAGCAGCAACATCACCATTAAGCGTATTGTGGACCGCTACCTGGAGCACGGCCGGGTATTCATTTTTAACAATAACGGCAAACCAGAGGTTTTTATGGGCTCGGCCGATTGGATGAACCGCAATATATACCACCGCATCGAAGTTTGCTTCCCTGTTTACGACGAAGCTATAAAACAGCAAATTATCAACCTGGTTGATCTTCAGTTAAATGACAATGTACAGGCGGTAGAGATAGATGCGCATCTGGATCAGGTAAAGCCCCAAACAAAGCGCCCCCTTGTGCAATCGCAACGGGCTATTTATCAATACCTAACCCATAATACCGCAATATGA
- a CDS encoding Pycsar system effector family protein gives MKYPELLRQIREYALAYHKTHADAKLVYHDKAHTEGMVAAAAQIGNHYQLTDRDFFIVQAAAWFHDLGYMVDIAHHEAQSAVLAENFLRKHDADEADIEQIKTCILATQMPQNPVTLLDKIVCDADLFHLGTDDFFNTDKRLLKEIRALYHKDISKTEWRRKSLKFLEDHRYHTDYCQVLLSSGKQANIQALKSKIAAAEQKEAQKPAETMQEATSTPTIAADEEKKKKADRPDKGIETMFRISSGNHQRLSDMADNKAHIMITVNSIILSAIISLLLRKLTEYEYLIIPTFILLSISLLAMTFSILATRPSIPPGIFQRADVDEKRVNLLFFGNFYKMPLEDYTYGMVKMMDDKDFLYGSLIKDVYAQGVVLGKKYRLLRVAYNIFMFGLIAAVIAFIIASTVYNSKGHH, from the coding sequence ATGAAATACCCCGAACTACTGCGCCAGATAAGGGAATACGCATTGGCGTACCACAAAACCCACGCTGATGCCAAACTGGTATACCACGATAAGGCCCACACCGAAGGCATGGTGGCTGCAGCCGCGCAAATTGGCAACCACTACCAGCTAACCGACCGCGACTTTTTTATTGTGCAGGCCGCAGCCTGGTTTCACGACCTGGGGTACATGGTAGATATTGCGCATCACGAGGCCCAGAGCGCAGTGCTTGCCGAAAATTTTTTGCGCAAACACGATGCCGATGAGGCGGATATTGAACAGATAAAAACCTGCATACTGGCTACGCAAATGCCGCAAAACCCCGTTACGTTGTTAGATAAAATTGTTTGTGATGCTGATCTTTTCCATTTAGGTACAGATGATTTTTTTAACACCGATAAGCGCCTTTTAAAGGAAATAAGGGCCTTGTACCATAAAGATATAAGTAAAACAGAGTGGCGCCGTAAAAGCCTTAAGTTTTTAGAGGATCACCGGTATCATACCGATTACTGCCAGGTATTGCTTAGCAGCGGCAAACAAGCTAATATACAGGCGTTGAAAAGTAAAATAGCAGCCGCCGAACAAAAAGAAGCCCAAAAGCCTGCCGAAACGATGCAAGAAGCAACTTCAACGCCAACCATTGCTGCTGATGAGGAAAAGAAAAAAAAAGCGGACCGGCCGGATAAAGGTATCGAGACCATGTTCAGAATAAGCAGTGGCAACCACCAGCGTTTGAGCGATATGGCCGATAACAAAGCGCACATCATGATTACGGTCAACTCCATTATCCTATCGGCTATTATCAGTTTGCTGCTGCGCAAACTTACCGAATATGAATACCTTATCATCCCAACGTTTATATTATTATCCATTAGCCTGCTGGCCATGACGTTCTCAATACTGGCTACACGGCCGTCTATCCCCCCGGGTATTTTTCAACGCGCAGATGTTGACGAAAAGCGCGTAAACCTGCTGTTTTTTGGAAATTTTTATAAAATGCCGTTGGAAGATTATACCTATGGCATGGTAAAAATGATGGACGACAAAGATTTTTTATACGGCAGCCTGATCAAAGATGTGTACGCGCAAGGAGTAGTATTGGGTAAAAAATACCGTTTACTGCGCGTGGCTTATAACATTTTCATGTTCGGGCTTATTGCCGCGGTTATCGCGTTCATCATCGCATCAACCGTGTATAACAGTAAAGGGCATCACTAA
- a CDS encoding phosphatase PAP2 family protein codes for MKLGFNKYFVAFFAAIQLFTAVPFAVKVSAQSQIQQFDDRVMISLAAHRTPEQTGVMLFLSNTSKYVNVGVPVALLAGGIISNDKQMRQNSAYVASSTAISVGVMLLLKHLIKRPRPFVQNINIVPVYMAGGTSFPSGHTSTAFSTAMSLSNAYPKWYVIAPSFLWAGSVGYSRMYLGVHYPTDVAAGAALGTGTALLLQPVKRW; via the coding sequence ATGAAACTCGGCTTTAATAAATACTTTGTGGCTTTTTTTGCTGCAATACAGCTTTTTACGGCTGTGCCGTTTGCTGTAAAGGTGTCGGCCCAATCGCAAATTCAACAGTTTGATGACAGAGTGATGATAAGCCTTGCCGCGCACCGCACGCCCGAACAAACGGGCGTAATGCTGTTTTTATCCAATACGTCCAAATATGTTAACGTAGGTGTGCCCGTTGCCTTGCTGGCAGGCGGTATCATCAGCAACGATAAGCAAATGCGCCAAAATTCGGCTTATGTGGCAAGCAGCACCGCCATATCAGTGGGAGTAATGTTATTGTTAAAGCACTTGATAAAGCGGCCACGGCCGTTTGTGCAAAACATAAATATTGTACCGGTTTATATGGCCGGCGGTACGTCGTTCCCTTCGGGGCATACTTCTACCGCTTTTTCTACGGCAATGTCTTTATCAAACGCATACCCTAAATGGTATGTTATCGCGCCATCATTTTTGTGGGCCGGTTCGGTTGGTTACTCGCGCATGTATTTGGGGGTGCATTATCCTACCGACGTTGCCGCCGGTGCAGCGCTGGGTACAGGCACAGCATTACTGTTACAGCCGGTAAAACGCTGGTAG
- a CDS encoding GAF domain-containing protein: MNLKPFADSPFQIRISFHLLIAKLEEQAALNNGMRSAMAREILHEIEPYPELREGITDTDQLVKHAALIKRLTADIFPEALTLNEIKAITVPFQDVLFNQTQRLQNILAAAGSAFDINIRDFTEHQVYVSTCCIILNEFYGTSFNFSRPWFYDIPDARGIMKHYRILYNADFMDLMPAPGAPEITAADIELLRDNYHDLDLWKKYFPKNSWILKGFAIVSLFDATVENAVSALKGTLLGATYSNNLKDNILDVFRSIYKIPDMDIGFTSFNDAENTFSIATFNPNLKSYLLPDNVEEECFDAFCVNSLVKVVEEKAYFAVSDVSAFLLESPGNMMAQRFLAQGINSLILAPVVKNGHLLGIIELVSCRVGELNSINANQLEIVMPYITDTIDRQYSYMQNQIQALIQNEYTTIHPSVYWKFKKEAVKFIKYRGLKKDYALKEVTFQDVYPLYGQIDIKGSSETRNYSVQLDLKDQLTALIPLVEQLRATSNDAGLEQNIRNLQELVMDVQTSLRADTEQFIQNYLEMQLHPILRDAGTDNAAIAMYFERADKNGDFHQHRRKYETTVALINEKMALLLDRAQAEAQAVFPHYYERFKTDGIEHNLYIGAAIAPSKKFDISYLYNLRLWQLQVLCEMELEHHFLKSSLPYPLDVTSLILAFSLPMSIRFRMDEKRFDVDGTYNARFEIVKKRIDKAFIKGTTDRLTAVGKITIVYSNHEEEAEYRNYIRFLQAKHLFDEEVEMLSIEDLQGVSGLKAMRVKILYNNSLPLRKFYSYAEMQQAAKNTVF, from the coding sequence ATGAATCTTAAACCCTTTGCCGATAGTCCGTTCCAGATACGCATCTCGTTTCATTTACTGATAGCGAAACTGGAAGAGCAAGCCGCTTTAAACAACGGTATGCGGTCGGCCATGGCGCGGGAAATACTGCATGAAATAGAACCCTATCCCGAGTTGAGGGAAGGGATCACCGATACCGACCAGCTGGTTAAGCATGCTGCTCTCATTAAACGCCTAACCGCCGATATTTTCCCTGAGGCACTTACGCTTAACGAGATAAAGGCCATTACGGTACCTTTTCAGGATGTGCTTTTTAACCAAACACAACGGCTGCAAAACATACTTGCTGCGGCGGGTTCGGCATTTGATATTAACATACGCGATTTTACCGAACACCAGGTATACGTTAGTACCTGCTGCATTATATTGAATGAGTTTTACGGTACCAGTTTCAATTTTTCCAGGCCGTGGTTTTATGATATCCCGGATGCGCGGGGGATAATGAAACATTACCGCATTTTATATAACGCAGATTTTATGGACCTGATGCCCGCACCGGGGGCACCTGAAATTACCGCCGCAGATATAGAGCTGCTGCGCGATAATTACCACGACCTTGATCTTTGGAAAAAATACTTCCCCAAGAACAGCTGGATATTAAAAGGCTTTGCCATCGTGAGCCTTTTTGATGCTACGGTAGAGAATGCGGTATCGGCGCTAAAGGGAACGCTGCTGGGTGCAACTTATAGTAATAATTTAAAGGATAATATCCTTGATGTATTCCGGTCGATATACAAAATACCCGATATGGATATCGGGTTTACGTCTTTCAACGATGCTGAAAACACCTTCAGTATTGCCACGTTTAACCCCAACCTTAAAAGTTACCTGCTGCCTGATAATGTAGAAGAGGAGTGCTTCGACGCCTTTTGCGTAAACTCGCTGGTTAAGGTGGTGGAAGAAAAAGCTTACTTCGCGGTATCAGATGTTTCCGCGTTTTTGCTGGAGAGCCCCGGCAATATGATGGCGCAGCGCTTTCTGGCGCAGGGTATTAATAGTTTGATATTGGCCCCCGTGGTAAAGAACGGACACTTACTGGGTATAATTGAACTGGTATCATGCCGCGTTGGTGAGTTAAACAGTATTAACGCCAACCAACTGGAAATAGTAATGCCTTACATTACCGACACTATAGACAGGCAGTACAGTTATATGCAAAACCAGATACAGGCGCTTATACAAAACGAGTATACTACCATACACCCAAGCGTTTACTGGAAGTTTAAAAAAGAAGCGGTAAAATTTATTAAATACCGCGGGCTTAAAAAAGATTATGCTTTAAAGGAAGTGACCTTTCAGGATGTGTACCCGCTGTACGGGCAAATTGATATCAAAGGCTCGTCAGAAACCCGTAATTATAGCGTACAGCTTGATCTTAAAGACCAGTTAACGGCGCTTATACCGCTTGTTGAGCAGTTGCGCGCTACAAGTAACGATGCCGGCCTGGAACAAAATATAAGAAATTTGCAGGAACTGGTGATGGATGTTCAAACCTCGCTGCGTGCCGATACTGAGCAGTTTATTCAAAACTACCTGGAAATGCAGCTACACCCGATTTTGAGGGACGCCGGGACTGATAACGCCGCGATAGCCATGTACTTTGAACGGGCGGACAAGAACGGCGATTTTCATCAGCACCGTCGTAAATACGAAACAACCGTTGCACTCATCAACGAAAAGATGGCGCTGCTGCTGGATAGGGCCCAGGCAGAGGCGCAGGCCGTATTCCCGCATTATTACGAGCGTTTTAAAACCGATGGTATTGAGCATAACCTGTATATAGGCGCTGCAATTGCCCCGTCTAAAAAATTTGATATCAGTTATTTATACAATCTGCGTTTATGGCAGCTACAGGTACTGTGCGAGATGGAACTTGAACACCATTTTCTGAAAAGCAGCCTGCCATACCCGCTTGATGTTACCTCGCTGATCCTGGCGTTTAGCCTTCCAATGTCTATCCGCTTTAGGATGGATGAGAAACGCTTTGATGTGGACGGCACCTACAACGCACGGTTCGAGATCGTAAAAAAACGCATTGATAAAGCCTTTATAAAAGGAACAACCGACCGGCTTACCGCCGTAGGGAAGATCACGATCGTTTACTCGAACCATGAGGAAGAGGCCGAGTACCGCAACTATATCCGCTTTTTGCAGGCCAAGCACCTGTTTGACGAAGAAGTAGAAATGCTAAGTATAGAGGACCTGCAGGGTGTATCCGGACTTAAAGCCATGCGCGTTAAAATATTGTACAATAACAGCTTACCCCTTCGTAAATTTTACAGCTATGCCGAAATGCAGCAGGCTGCCAAAAACACGGTTTTTTAA
- a CDS encoding TonB-dependent receptor domain-containing protein produces the protein MKKLFVLFAAVLYTAAAFSQNTFTAILKDAQTKQPLIGATASVPGTTIGATTDTTGLVTLIKIADGKQLIRFNYIGYITRQDTIVFPLKQTQPLEILLHPRENELNEVVVSTTRSSRTIANIPTRVEVISGEELDEKSNMKPGDIRMVLAESTGIQTQQTSATSGNSSIRIQGLDGKYTQIIRDGFPLYSGFSGGLGLLQVAPLDLKQVEVVKGSSSTLYGGGAIAGLVNLVSKTPTDERQLNVLLNGTSACGLDASIFYAQKFNKIGSTVYAAYNHGSAYDPSDIDLTAIPKFNRFTLNPKLFFYFNDNTTLTAGINATVENRIGGDLHYIEGDGDVLHSYFEENKTGRYSTQAELVHKLGGSAKLIMKNSVSYFDRTINLPDYRFSGGQTSTYTEANYTRSTGKVDWVAGLNFLTDDFNENRYSSFPLRSYTNNTIGAFIQNTWDISAAFTLESGLRGDYHNRYGFMLLPRISGLWKINPRLSTRLGGGLGYKGPNVFTEDAERIQFRNVLPLDVANTRAERSYGANYDINYRTPIFNGQGSFSINQLFFYTRIERPILLTQLANGNLQYMQPPGDLNTRGLETNIKLTYGDLKLFVGYTLADVSQHTGNNISPYALVSKHRLNNVLMYEIAEKWKIGAEAYYFSRQKLNDGTTGKAYWTTGIMAERIWERFSVFINFENLTDTRQTRFDSIYTGSISNPVFRDIYAPLDGFVVNGGIKLKL, from the coding sequence ATGAAAAAACTATTCGTGCTTTTTGCGGCGGTACTTTATACTGCTGCGGCATTTTCACAAAATACATTTACTGCCATACTTAAGGACGCCCAAACCAAACAGCCGCTTATTGGCGCCACAGCATCGGTACCGGGTACAACAATAGGTGCAACTACCGATACCACAGGTTTAGTAACACTCATCAAAATCGCTGATGGTAAGCAGCTTATCAGGTTTAACTACATCGGATATATAACACGCCAGGATACTATCGTTTTCCCGCTGAAGCAAACACAGCCTTTAGAAATATTGCTTCATCCCCGGGAGAATGAACTTAACGAAGTGGTAGTATCCACCACGCGCAGCAGCCGCACCATCGCCAATATCCCAACCCGTGTGGAGGTAATATCGGGCGAGGAACTTGACGAGAAGAGCAACATGAAGCCCGGCGATATACGCATGGTGCTGGCCGAAAGCACGGGCATACAAACCCAGCAAACTTCGGCCACAAGCGGTAATTCCAGTATCCGCATCCAGGGGCTCGACGGTAAATACACGCAGATCATTCGCGACGGGTTCCCGCTATACTCCGGTTTTTCGGGCGGTTTGGGGTTGTTGCAGGTGGCCCCGCTCGACCTGAAACAGGTTGAAGTGGTAAAAGGTTCATCGTCTACCTTGTACGGCGGCGGCGCTATAGCCGGGCTGGTAAACCTGGTATCAAAAACGCCGACGGACGAAAGGCAGCTGAATGTACTGCTAAACGGCACTTCGGCATGCGGGCTTGATGCCAGCATCTTTTACGCGCAAAAGTTCAACAAAATAGGCTCAACAGTATATGCGGCCTACAACCATGGCAGCGCATATGATCCTTCGGATATTGACCTCACGGCTATCCCGAAATTCAACAGGTTTACACTCAATCCTAAGCTGTTTTTTTATTTTAACGATAACACTACCCTTACCGCAGGTATTAACGCTACCGTGGAGAACAGGATAGGGGGCGACCTGCACTATATTGAAGGCGATGGCGATGTCCTGCATTCGTATTTTGAAGAAAATAAAACAGGCCGTTACAGCACACAGGCTGAACTGGTGCATAAATTGGGTGGCAGCGCCAAACTGATAATGAAGAACAGCGTGAGTTATTTTGACCGGACCATTAACCTGCCTGACTACCGTTTTTCAGGCGGGCAAACATCAACCTACACCGAAGCCAATTATACGCGCAGTACCGGCAAAGTTGACTGGGTAGCGGGCCTTAACTTCCTGACGGACGATTTTAACGAGAACAGGTACAGTTCGTTTCCGCTGCGGAGTTACACCAATAACACCATCGGCGCGTTTATTCAAAACACCTGGGATATAAGCGCGGCTTTTACTTTAGAGAGTGGCCTGCGGGGCGACTATCATAACCGGTACGGCTTTATGCTTTTGCCGCGCATATCAGGCTTATGGAAAATAAACCCGCGTTTGTCAACGCGTTTGGGCGGTGGCCTGGGCTATAAAGGGCCAAACGTATTTACCGAGGATGCCGAGCGGATACAGTTCAGGAACGTTTTACCGCTGGATGTAGCTAACACCCGGGCCGAGCGTTCGTATGGCGCTAATTACGATATCAACTACCGCACGCCCATATTTAACGGCCAGGGCAGCTTTAGCATAAACCAGCTGTTTTTTTATACGCGGATAGAGCGCCCGATATTACTTACACAGCTGGCAAACGGTAACCTGCAGTACATGCAACCGCCAGGCGATTTGAACACCAGGGGCCTGGAAACGAATATTAAGCTTACCTATGGCGATCTTAAGCTATTTGTGGGCTACACACTGGCAGATGTAAGCCAGCATACCGGTAATAACATAAGCCCATACGCATTGGTATCAAAACACAGGTTGAACAATGTGCTGATGTACGAAATAGCCGAGAAGTGGAAAATAGGGGCGGAGGCCTATTATTTTAGCAGGCAAAAACTAAATGACGGTACCACAGGCAAAGCCTATTGGACCACCGGTATAATGGCCGAACGGATCTGGGAGCGTTTTTCTGTGTTTATTAATTTCGAAAACCTGACAGATACCCGCCAAACCCGTTTCGACAGTATTTACACCGGCAGTATCAGCAATCCTGTTTTCAGGGATATTTACGCGCCGCTTGACGGGTTTGTAGTAAATGGGGGCATTAAGCTGAAGCTTTGA
- a CDS encoding DUF4920 domain-containing protein, producing MKKLILFAICAALSTVTFAQSTIKPAEAGVTYGKTVTADNAVNTDALNKTLSTDSVYNGKITGTVVEVCTKKGCFMKLQQANGAPIMVQFTDYAYFMPQNIVGKTVVVEGKAKMKETSVERLKHYAADAGKSKEEIAMINQPKKDISIMADGVLVVK from the coding sequence ATGAAGAAATTAATTTTATTTGCGATATGTGCAGCTTTAAGCACCGTTACCTTTGCGCAAAGCACTATTAAACCTGCGGAAGCAGGCGTAACTTACGGCAAAACCGTTACAGCAGATAACGCTGTAAACACCGACGCTTTGAATAAGACCTTAAGTACCGATAGCGTTTACAACGGCAAAATTACGGGTACCGTTGTTGAAGTTTGTACCAAAAAAGGCTGCTTTATGAAATTGCAGCAGGCTAACGGTGCGCCCATAATGGTTCAGTTTACTGATTACGCTTATTTTATGCCGCAAAACATTGTTGGCAAAACCGTAGTGGTTGAAGGCAAAGCCAAAATGAAGGAAACCTCGGTTGAGCGTTTAAAGCACTACGCGGCTGATGCCGGTAAAAGCAAAGAAGAAATAGCCATGATAAACCAGCCAAAGAAAGATATTTCTATTATGGCGGATGGTGTGCTGGTGGTTAAATAA
- a CDS encoding bifunctional 4-hydroxy-2-oxoglutarate aldolase/2-dehydro-3-deoxy-phosphogluconate aldolase: MNKIETVLDAILSQGMLPLFFYEDAEVSLEVIRTMYSAGVRVVEYTNRGKEALSNFYRLKQALTTDMPDMYLGAGTIKTGLEAEAFVDAGADFIVSPVVDTEVALVAGNYHKLWIPGCMTPTEIHVAQHYKARLIKIFPANILGPAFITSIRELFPGQLFIPTGGVEIEAGNIAEWFRSGVCAVGMGSKLISRNVLDKRLYTQLYNDTLKALELVQLSK, from the coding sequence ATGAATAAAATAGAGACCGTACTTGACGCCATTCTATCGCAGGGGATGCTGCCCTTGTTCTTTTACGAGGATGCCGAAGTTAGCCTGGAGGTAATTCGTACCATGTACAGTGCGGGTGTCAGGGTGGTAGAATACACCAACCGTGGCAAGGAAGCGCTGAGTAATTTTTACAGGCTAAAACAGGCGTTAACAACAGATATGCCGGATATGTACCTGGGTGCAGGTACCATAAAAACCGGCCTGGAGGCCGAGGCGTTTGTTGACGCGGGCGCCGATTTCATTGTGTCGCCGGTGGTGGATACCGAGGTAGCCCTGGTTGCGGGTAATTACCACAAGCTTTGGATCCCCGGCTGCATGACCCCTACCGAGATACATGTAGCCCAGCATTACAAAGCAAGGCTGATAAAGATATTTCCGGCAAATATACTTGGCCCCGCGTTCATTACGTCTATCAGGGAGTTATTCCCCGGGCAGTTGTTTATTCCCACAGGCGGGGTAGAGATTGAGGCTGGTAACATTGCCGAATGGTTCCGCTCAGGCGTGTGCGCTGTGGGCATGGGCAGCAAGCTTATTAGTCGTAATGTACTCGATAAACGCCTGTACACGCAATTATATAATGATACCTTGAAGGCGCTTGAACTGGTACAGCTAAGCAAGTAA
- a CDS encoding VF530 family DNA-binding protein, with product MEQISKDPLHGKTLEAILNALVAHLGWAEMGYRIRINCFLDNPSINSSLKFLRKTPWARKKVEDLYIEFYKEMG from the coding sequence ATGGAGCAAATATCAAAAGACCCGCTGCACGGCAAAACCTTAGAAGCCATCCTTAACGCCTTAGTGGCTCACCTGGGCTGGGCCGAAATGGGCTACCGCATACGTATAAATTGTTTTTTGGATAACCCCAGCATTAATTCCAGCCTTAAGTTCCTGCGTAAAACCCCCTGGGCCCGCAAAAAGGTAGAGGACCTGTATATTGAGTTTTATAAGGAGATGGGATAA